In Dama dama isolate Ldn47 chromosome X, ASM3311817v1, whole genome shotgun sequence, one genomic interval encodes:
- the WDR45 gene encoding WD repeat domain phosphoinositide-interacting protein 4 isoform X4 produces MTQQPLRGVTSLRFNQDQSCFCCAMETGVRIYNVEPLMEKGHLDHEQVGSMGLVEMLHRSNLLALVGGGSSPKFSEISVLIWDDAREGKDSKDKLVLEFTFTKPVLAVRMRHDKIVIVLKNRIYVYSFPDNPRKLFEFDTRDNPKGLCDLCPSLEKQLLVFPGHKCGSLQLVDLASTKPGTSSAPFTINAHQSDVACVSLNQPGTVVASASQKGTLIRLFDTQSKEKLVELRRGTDPATLYCINFSHDSSFLCASSDKGTVHIFALKDTRLNRRSALARVGKVGPMIGQYVDSQWSLASFTVPAESACICAFGRNTSKNVNSVIAICVDGTFHKYVFTPDGNCNREAFDVYLDICDDDDF; encoded by the exons ATGACTCAGCAGCCACTTCGAGGTGTGACCAGTCTGCGTTTCAACCAAGACCAAA GCTGCTTTTGCTGCGCTATGGAGACAGGTGTGCGCATCTACAACGTGGAGCCATTGATGGAGAAGGGGCATCTGG ACCATGAGCAGGTGGGCAGCATGGGCCTGGTGGAAATGCTGCACCGCTCCAACCTGCTGGCCCTGGTGGGCGGTGGTAGCAGCCCCAAGTTCTCAGAGATCTCAG TGCTGATCTGGGACGATGCCCGGGAGGGCAAGGACTCCAAGGACAAGCTGGTGCTGGAGTTCACCTTCACCAAGCCAGTGCTGGCTGTGCGCATGCGCCATGACAA AATCGTGATCGTGCTGAAGAACCGCATCTATGTATACTCCTTCCCTGACAATCCCCGAAAGCTGTTTGAATTTGACACCCGGGACAACCCCAAGG GGCTCTGTGACCTCTGCCCCAGCCTGGAGAAACAACTGCTAGTGTTTCCAGGACACAAGTGTGGGAGCCTACAACTTGTG GACCTGGCAAGCACAAAGCCTGGCACTTCATCTGCTCCATTTACCATCAATGCACATCAGAGCGACGTGGCCTGTGTGTCTCTGAACCAGCCAGGCACGGTAGTGGCCTCGGCCTCTCAGAAGGGCACACTTATTCGCCTTTTTGACACACAGTCCAAGGAGAAACTGGTGGAATTGCGTCGAGGCACTGACCCTGCCACCCTCTACTG CATCAACTTTAGCCATGATTCCTCCTTCCTGTGTGCATCCAGTGATAAGGGCACAGTCCATATCTTTGCTCTCAAGGATACCCGCCTCAACCGCCGTTCTGC GCTGGCTCGCGTGGGCAAGGTGGGGCCTATGATTGGGCAGTATGTGGACTCTcagtggagcctggcgagctTCACCGTGCCTGCTGAGTCAGCCTGCATCTGTGCTTTTGGTCGAAATACTTCCAAGAATGTCAACTCTGTCATTG CCATCTGTGTAGATGGGACCTTCCACAAGTATGTCTTCACTCCGGATGGAAACTGCAACCGAGAGGCTTTCGACGTGTACCTTGACATCTGTGATGATGATGACTTTTAA
- the WDR45 gene encoding WD repeat domain phosphoinositide-interacting protein 4 isoform X1, whose translation MTQQPLRGVTSLRFNQDQSCFCCAMETGVRIYNVEPLMEKGHLDHEQVGSMGLVEMLHRSNLLALVGGGSSPKFSEISGVGLVSPGLPLTLHVGPDNTPTCQAVLIWDDAREGKDSKDKLVLEFTFTKPVLAVRMRHDKIVIVLKNRIYVYSFPDNPRKLFEFDTRDNPKGLCDLCPSLEKQLLVFPGHKCGSLQLVDLASTKPGTSSAPFTINAHQSDVACVSLNQPGTVVASASQKGTLIRLFDTQSKEKLVELRRGTDPATLYCINFSHDSSFLCASSDKGTVHIFALKDTRLNRRSALARVGKVGPMIGQYVDSQWSLASFTVPAESACICAFGRNTSKNVNSVIAICVDGTFHKYVFTPDGNCNREAFDVYLDICDDDDF comes from the exons ATGACTCAGCAGCCACTTCGAGGTGTGACCAGTCTGCGTTTCAACCAAGACCAAA GCTGCTTTTGCTGCGCTATGGAGACAGGTGTGCGCATCTACAACGTGGAGCCATTGATGGAGAAGGGGCATCTGG ACCATGAGCAGGTGGGCAGCATGGGCCTGGTGGAAATGCTGCACCGCTCCAACCTGCTGGCCCTGGTGGGCGGTGGTAGCAGCCCCAAGTTCTCAGAGATCTCAG GGGTAGGTCTTGTGTCACCAGGGCTGCCCCTCACCCTACACGTTGGCCCCGACAACACACCCACCTGCCAAGCAGTGCTGATCTGGGACGATGCCCGGGAGGGCAAGGACTCCAAGGACAAGCTGGTGCTGGAGTTCACCTTCACCAAGCCAGTGCTGGCTGTGCGCATGCGCCATGACAA AATCGTGATCGTGCTGAAGAACCGCATCTATGTATACTCCTTCCCTGACAATCCCCGAAAGCTGTTTGAATTTGACACCCGGGACAACCCCAAGG GGCTCTGTGACCTCTGCCCCAGCCTGGAGAAACAACTGCTAGTGTTTCCAGGACACAAGTGTGGGAGCCTACAACTTGTG GACCTGGCAAGCACAAAGCCTGGCACTTCATCTGCTCCATTTACCATCAATGCACATCAGAGCGACGTGGCCTGTGTGTCTCTGAACCAGCCAGGCACGGTAGTGGCCTCGGCCTCTCAGAAGGGCACACTTATTCGCCTTTTTGACACACAGTCCAAGGAGAAACTGGTGGAATTGCGTCGAGGCACTGACCCTGCCACCCTCTACTG CATCAACTTTAGCCATGATTCCTCCTTCCTGTGTGCATCCAGTGATAAGGGCACAGTCCATATCTTTGCTCTCAAGGATACCCGCCTCAACCGCCGTTCTGC GCTGGCTCGCGTGGGCAAGGTGGGGCCTATGATTGGGCAGTATGTGGACTCTcagtggagcctggcgagctTCACCGTGCCTGCTGAGTCAGCCTGCATCTGTGCTTTTGGTCGAAATACTTCCAAGAATGTCAACTCTGTCATTG CCATCTGTGTAGATGGGACCTTCCACAAGTATGTCTTCACTCCGGATGGAAACTGCAACCGAGAGGCTTTCGACGTGTACCTTGACATCTGTGATGATGATGACTTTTAA
- the WDR45 gene encoding WD repeat domain phosphoinositide-interacting protein 4 isoform X3, protein MTQQPLRGVTSLRFNQDQSCFCCAMETGVRIYNVEPLMEKGHLDHEQVGSMGLVEMLHRSNLLALVGGGSSPKFSEISGLPLTLHVGPDNTPTCQAVLIWDDAREGKDSKDKLVLEFTFTKPVLAVRMRHDKIVIVLKNRIYVYSFPDNPRKLFEFDTRDNPKGLCDLCPSLEKQLLVFPGHKCGSLQLVDLASTKPGTSSAPFTINAHQSDVACVSLNQPGTVVASASQKGTLIRLFDTQSKEKLVELRRGTDPATLYCINFSHDSSFLCASSDKGTVHIFALKDTRLNRRSALARVGKVGPMIGQYVDSQWSLASFTVPAESACICAFGRNTSKNVNSVIAICVDGTFHKYVFTPDGNCNREAFDVYLDICDDDDF, encoded by the exons ATGACTCAGCAGCCACTTCGAGGTGTGACCAGTCTGCGTTTCAACCAAGACCAAA GCTGCTTTTGCTGCGCTATGGAGACAGGTGTGCGCATCTACAACGTGGAGCCATTGATGGAGAAGGGGCATCTGG ACCATGAGCAGGTGGGCAGCATGGGCCTGGTGGAAATGCTGCACCGCTCCAACCTGCTGGCCCTGGTGGGCGGTGGTAGCAGCCCCAAGTTCTCAGAGATCTCAG GGCTGCCCCTCACCCTACACGTTGGCCCCGACAACACACCCACCTGCCAAGCAGTGCTGATCTGGGACGATGCCCGGGAGGGCAAGGACTCCAAGGACAAGCTGGTGCTGGAGTTCACCTTCACCAAGCCAGTGCTGGCTGTGCGCATGCGCCATGACAA AATCGTGATCGTGCTGAAGAACCGCATCTATGTATACTCCTTCCCTGACAATCCCCGAAAGCTGTTTGAATTTGACACCCGGGACAACCCCAAGG GGCTCTGTGACCTCTGCCCCAGCCTGGAGAAACAACTGCTAGTGTTTCCAGGACACAAGTGTGGGAGCCTACAACTTGTG GACCTGGCAAGCACAAAGCCTGGCACTTCATCTGCTCCATTTACCATCAATGCACATCAGAGCGACGTGGCCTGTGTGTCTCTGAACCAGCCAGGCACGGTAGTGGCCTCGGCCTCTCAGAAGGGCACACTTATTCGCCTTTTTGACACACAGTCCAAGGAGAAACTGGTGGAATTGCGTCGAGGCACTGACCCTGCCACCCTCTACTG CATCAACTTTAGCCATGATTCCTCCTTCCTGTGTGCATCCAGTGATAAGGGCACAGTCCATATCTTTGCTCTCAAGGATACCCGCCTCAACCGCCGTTCTGC GCTGGCTCGCGTGGGCAAGGTGGGGCCTATGATTGGGCAGTATGTGGACTCTcagtggagcctggcgagctTCACCGTGCCTGCTGAGTCAGCCTGCATCTGTGCTTTTGGTCGAAATACTTCCAAGAATGTCAACTCTGTCATTG CCATCTGTGTAGATGGGACCTTCCACAAGTATGTCTTCACTCCGGATGGAAACTGCAACCGAGAGGCTTTCGACGTGTACCTTGACATCTGTGATGATGATGACTTTTAA
- the WDR45 gene encoding WD repeat domain phosphoinositide-interacting protein 4 isoform X2: MTQQPLRGVTSLRFNQDQSCFCCAMETGVRIYNVEPLMEKGHLDHEQVGSMGLVEMLHRSNLLALVGGGSSPKFSEISGLVSPGLPLTLHVGPDNTPTCQAVLIWDDAREGKDSKDKLVLEFTFTKPVLAVRMRHDKIVIVLKNRIYVYSFPDNPRKLFEFDTRDNPKGLCDLCPSLEKQLLVFPGHKCGSLQLVDLASTKPGTSSAPFTINAHQSDVACVSLNQPGTVVASASQKGTLIRLFDTQSKEKLVELRRGTDPATLYCINFSHDSSFLCASSDKGTVHIFALKDTRLNRRSALARVGKVGPMIGQYVDSQWSLASFTVPAESACICAFGRNTSKNVNSVIAICVDGTFHKYVFTPDGNCNREAFDVYLDICDDDDF; this comes from the exons ATGACTCAGCAGCCACTTCGAGGTGTGACCAGTCTGCGTTTCAACCAAGACCAAA GCTGCTTTTGCTGCGCTATGGAGACAGGTGTGCGCATCTACAACGTGGAGCCATTGATGGAGAAGGGGCATCTGG ACCATGAGCAGGTGGGCAGCATGGGCCTGGTGGAAATGCTGCACCGCTCCAACCTGCTGGCCCTGGTGGGCGGTGGTAGCAGCCCCAAGTTCTCAGAGATCTCAG GTCTTGTGTCACCAGGGCTGCCCCTCACCCTACACGTTGGCCCCGACAACACACCCACCTGCCAAGCAGTGCTGATCTGGGACGATGCCCGGGAGGGCAAGGACTCCAAGGACAAGCTGGTGCTGGAGTTCACCTTCACCAAGCCAGTGCTGGCTGTGCGCATGCGCCATGACAA AATCGTGATCGTGCTGAAGAACCGCATCTATGTATACTCCTTCCCTGACAATCCCCGAAAGCTGTTTGAATTTGACACCCGGGACAACCCCAAGG GGCTCTGTGACCTCTGCCCCAGCCTGGAGAAACAACTGCTAGTGTTTCCAGGACACAAGTGTGGGAGCCTACAACTTGTG GACCTGGCAAGCACAAAGCCTGGCACTTCATCTGCTCCATTTACCATCAATGCACATCAGAGCGACGTGGCCTGTGTGTCTCTGAACCAGCCAGGCACGGTAGTGGCCTCGGCCTCTCAGAAGGGCACACTTATTCGCCTTTTTGACACACAGTCCAAGGAGAAACTGGTGGAATTGCGTCGAGGCACTGACCCTGCCACCCTCTACTG CATCAACTTTAGCCATGATTCCTCCTTCCTGTGTGCATCCAGTGATAAGGGCACAGTCCATATCTTTGCTCTCAAGGATACCCGCCTCAACCGCCGTTCTGC GCTGGCTCGCGTGGGCAAGGTGGGGCCTATGATTGGGCAGTATGTGGACTCTcagtggagcctggcgagctTCACCGTGCCTGCTGAGTCAGCCTGCATCTGTGCTTTTGGTCGAAATACTTCCAAGAATGTCAACTCTGTCATTG CCATCTGTGTAGATGGGACCTTCCACAAGTATGTCTTCACTCCGGATGGAAACTGCAACCGAGAGGCTTTCGACGTGTACCTTGACATCTGTGATGATGATGACTTTTAA